In Notamacropus eugenii isolate mMacEug1 chromosome 1, mMacEug1.pri_v2, whole genome shotgun sequence, one genomic interval encodes:
- the LOC140518578 gene encoding uncharacterized protein: MAEGMLPLAQGYHRSDLISSSERTGPRHGARAEIRVRRQGRCASGLSQSPAPEGRAGPSPAANPTRPARGTSTWKKVPRSRPEGRPPPRFCRGPQAADPPPQAAAYRFVAAEVERLLSSSQKLGVEGRHRDAGAGSGKKTSPGTLSRAPRPLSHAQPNSSRRARAHPQPRFSSSPSSQTHAARSRVGDGGEGLWGRARRAACCVSARDSSSSGPSPRPLHPYLYRRRRSRALCRRRRRCRYRRRPGSPEGAVTGCGDSAAQAQHRARSRRHTRTSRAEPAGQL; the protein is encoded by the coding sequence GTTATCACCGTTCGGATCTAATCTCCAGCTCCGAGCGCACCGGACCCCGCCATGGGGCTCGAGCCGAGATCCGTGTCAGACGCCAGGGAAGATGCGCCTCCGGCCTCTCCCAGTCACCTGCTCCGGAGGGCAGGGCCGGCCCGAGCCCCGCCGCGAACCCGACCAGGCCAGCCCGAGGCACGTCCACGTGGAAGAAGGTGCCGCGATCCCGCCCAGAAGGACGGCCTCCGCCCCGCTTCTGCCGGGGGCCGCAAGCTGCTGACCCACCACCGCAGGCTGCTGCCTACCGGTTCGTGGCCGCAGAAGTGGAAagactcctttcttcttcccagaAACTAGGAGTTGAAGGAAGACACAGAGACGCCGGTGCCGGGTCGGGAAAGAAGACCTCCCCAGGGACGCTCAGCCGCGCGCCCCGCCCCCTTTCCCACGCCCAGCCAAACTCCTCTCGGCGTGCGCGCGCCCACCCGCAGCCTcgtttctcctcttccccctcctcccagactCACGCCGCGCGCTCTCgagtgggggatgggggggagggtcTTTGGGGACGCGCACGCAGGGCAGCGTGTTGCGTGAGCGCGCGCGACTCCTCTTCCTCCGGCCCGTCACCCCGCCCCCTTCACCCCTACCTCTACCGCCGCCGCCGCTCCCGCGCCctctgccgccgccgccgccgctgccgctaCCGCCGCCGCCCAGGCTCTCCCGAGGGAGCGGTCACCGGCTGTGGAGACAGTGCGGCGCAGGCCCAGCACCGGGCGCGGAGCCGGAGGCACACACGGACGAGCCGAGCCGAGCCGGCCGGCCAGCTTTAG